TGTTACATATTTCGTATCGTTTATTAGAGACAGTATGAGCGCTAAAAGCTAAACGTTGTTTTGTGCTGTGCATGttatattgaaatatgaaaattcatgtatgtatttttaggCGACATGAGCGGTTTTATTATGTGTAATTGATCGATTCATAACATCATGTCGTGTGTATCATCAAATAAGTCGTCATCGCCTTTTCTTTTCTATCCATGTGTAAATGTGTATGCATATTACTATGTGTCATTGATCGATCTATAGCACCATGCCGTGTGCAGATGTGTATGCATTTAAGTGAGAAAAGGTAAATAACCaccattcaaataaataaacggAGTGATAGAAAAGTATAAACcacttgcatatgtacatatgtatgtgttatgtaGGTAACATTCATAGTTACGTACTTTTGTATGTATAGACTTGTTTCATTGGGCGTCGAAAAAATCGAAGAGATTTTAGTAACACGCTGAAGGTAATATTCTATGTCTGGCAGCTGCTACAAAATAACCAAAGATacctataaaatacaaaataataataaaaaacagtgTCAAGGAAAAATTCGATAAATATCAACAATGGCGAAAATCATATAGAAGTGGTAAACGAGGAATGCTATGTGCAAAATACTAAGGATTTTAgtgattaaattaaaatttttcatttagtttacatacaaaaagtaaaataactgATGCTACATTTTACCTAGATGGTTATTCATTTATAAGTTCATAAAAACATACATCCATGTGTAATAAAATGAGTTTTCTGCTTTTGGGGCTCGATTAAATGTTGGTATGAAAGGCTAAAAAATGTGTCGATGAGTCCCATCATTTAATAGCAATTGTTATTGGTATTTAATAGTGTTTGGTTGTGTTGACGCCGCTGCAACACTTCACAGTGTaaagaaaattgagaaaatttaagttaattgcaAGTTCGCGGGTTTGGTTATAATAACTTTAATTGCCAAATGTATTCTAAACAACTATCTAATGGAAATGGGAAACACTATgtaaaatttagaattattAAAGTGTCAGTTATTCTACTTAAAATCGTTTTCTTATTTCTAATTCTTGAATATATAGAATAGTTTACCACACACGCGAATatgaatatatagtatgtatgaatatataatacatGGTACATGATGtatttcttgctgttgttgtagcgacagaaaaCATTCCTAATGAAGAATGCTTTCCGTCATAATCGTCGAAAACTCGAATGTCTAATGCTATGAAGGATCTTAAATAAATGAcatgttttattaataaatataataataactaGGGTTGCaaataaagcattaaaaaataattcgcgtaaattttagaatagcatccccggatttcggggttaaaatgggtatgtacggataaaggaggtcctccagatcaagaatatatatacatagcgttgccgctgacttaaggtttttgagatatttgcatttaaatttcaaaaattcaactatttaaaatgtgtGTTCTTcccatttataatgaattttaatgttatatttttaacatctatatctactaacacttcactaaatcatttctaaccatttattttatattaaatagtgcaaaaataacttttattcaacatttaacttttgttcatttatttttgatcgcacaataacaaaagggttgcattctaactaataacactggtaaacactgtttttgtcacataaactttgttatgatttttatttatgttggtgtaccctcattaaaaatatataacagttttgtttctatcacttccagttttcttgtgatagctacatattcatttctgacctcatatacgttcctttgtttacataactacatttagtcgactgtgtaactattgtatttgctaaattacataaaataaattaattttgtcatttgctataccaatgatttggacggaaccaaaggatcatgtaagtgattgttatttttatttgactcaaacaaaaggtattattaccaaatccaaacacactATCCAGTACCCAAACTTGTCTTCGGCCAAGAGACCCATCCTACATAGTGCCGAACTGCCTCTGCCGATGCCTTCAAACcgatcaaaaagtgagaatTCTAGTCCGGAATTTGTTTTCAGTCAGCATAATAAGGTAGCTGAAGATAGTGACTCAAGTTATGAACCGTCAACTTCAAAAGAACCGCACTTATTGACACATCGTGATTTAAACGATTTAGTACGTTATTTAAATCTGTCTAAAAAACAGGCTGAGCTTTTATGGTCTACATTAAACGACTGGAATTTACTTTCTCGTGGTACaaagatttcttattttatcaagggaaatggagtccaggcatgctagcagactattgttggagacttaaaagggacctaccgaaagccaaatattcaagaaaatcataagtatctattagatattaggaaataattctgtaagtgttgctgaattttgtactttttacgaaaatatatgttttgatgtcacaagaaaacatgatgtgtacattttttttcattgatatgttattatttggtggccctagtatattcaaaatttgatataaattttcatgacaaaaaaaattacaaatttgttgaccagtataatcagtgttaccttacgttcatattttacagaagtaccaaaggaaataaaaaaacaaataataccccaatgacaggaaatataTAACACATTAGTTTTCCGCATAGAATGcctttctgcattggcggccttcggccgcgcttcaaaaaaataacccttggTCGGACCAACACCTAGGCGTGCTCAGTTTTTTTGcattgaactcctttttgccaGATCCAACACCGGGATTTATCAAGATATTGAgaattttgaaagattttacattacacatcacacgataatgaattttgttatgacgtcataatctttcttttatcttatttttattccattataaaatatggtaacactaattttttgcttgtttacaaccactttcttattttatgaataaatggattttaactaaagttttttatggaattaaagttatttttgcactatttattataaaataaatgattagaaacgaattagtgtagtgttagtggatataacaGTATAAACTATAAGtgtaaaatgcattaaaatcgGAGAAagacgcattttaaatagttgattttttaactttaaatgccaatatctcaaaaaccataagtcagcggcaactaaatgtatatatattcttaatctggaggacctcctctatccgttcatacccattttaaccccgaaatctgGGGATGCTATTTTAAATCGCAGTCAATAATTCGAATAACatttgaactaaattttttttaataaaacggtatgataaaaaattaaggaattaaaaaaatgtgatccCAATTGcgggattaaaaaataaagtagaaCCGAGGGTAAATTTTCGAATAGCATTCCCCGATTTCGGGTTTGATATAGATATGTACGGATAGAAGATGTCCTTCAGATtaagagtatatatgtatatatatatagtattctTTTTCTTCACACAATAACAGAAGTGTGGCAATCGAataaataatcttaaaaaaagcAAACCTGGCCCATCGAACACTGAAATATTTTACGTTATTTATTACACTGTAATGAATTTTGTATTGACGGTATCGGTAatctttatactcttgcaacctgttgctacacaGTATAATACTTTTGTTCACCTAGAAGTTGTAGGTATCACTTAAACCAAGCGAGATAGCCCAAAatttataaagtgccataacgaAGCATTTAATTAAGGTATAGTACTTTAATTTCACACAGagaattgaattttgaaaaagtgggtgtggccccgccctcttTTAACATTAATGTAGATATCCCCTAAACcactaaaactacaacaaccaaccgacggcatgacctagccagcgtagccgttgtcacttggttcgctgaactatgccaatgtcatGGTATATCTCATAAATCTCATCGTTCCtacgaatgcgatattcgccgtggccaacgcgcaaaggaccataaatctttcgtagaacctttgtctcgaaaactcgcaacgtcgactcaccagatgttgtcatcgtccatgcctctgcaccatgtagcaggacgggaattgtgagtgacttatagagtttggtctttgttcgtcgagagaggactttagctctcaattgcctactcagtccgaagtaacacctatTGGCACGAGCtactctgcgttggatttcgaggctgacgttgttgtggctgttaatactggttccaagaaagacaaaattatctacgacttcgatctTATAAACAATCTTATCTTAATCATGCATATGGCTATTTtcctatttaaatataataaacaactaagtcataataaataataatattacgtaataaaataataaaggagtactacgcaagagtacttatcccacggtagttggcgcagattgtggggtctccgttTTTGAAGATTGGTAGGGCATACCTAAATTCGAATCGTTAggcatactttcgtccgaccatattctgcaaagaagctgacacatgctccttatcagttcttcgtcgccaTTGTTCGgccagcaatccatcggcccccgtcgctttgtttttcttcaggcgggtaattgctattcgaacttcttctggTCAGGCAGTAgaacgtctgttccatcgtcatcgattcgAGAATCGCAGGACtccaagtcgagtagaaaatcgtggCTGTCTTTTCTAATTGCAGCTTCACCACGTCGaaccttgtgtttgttgatgagcggtttttgctgcacagaggtgtgggagtatcttggctgcaacaagatagtggtccgagtcgatgttgggACCTCGGAGCACACTCACGTCTAAAACAGTAAAGACGTGTCGTTCGCCTATCACAACGTGATCCATCATTATACATGTGTAGTATATGGGATTTGGGAGTATTATCGACCAAATTTTATCTTGTTTTCCCAATACTACATACTATTAATACGCCATATACTAATAAAATGTGCCTTGGTATTCCTTAAGGTACTTAACAtgccatcaccaatcatatggaataACGTCACCTGGATGTTATATGGGTTAAGTTTTGGCCAATTTGTATCCATTTTAGTTTCCTGTAATCGCTAAAATAGTGTCTCCCTTTTTCGTTGACATAACTTCCATGTTGGCCGATATACAAATGCgctataaagtcacctggaggTTCTAAAATCCTTGTATTTGGTCTATGGGAGCTAGGGAaattattgatccgattcaacccattttcagGAAAAGATTatctttgaattttatttataactagctgttaccctgtgttTTTCGCTACACCtcaatcgattaaaactcttaagggtttttactttatgttttatttattgttgtaacactgttacttatttataaaacatttataaaacatattggtatacaacatttttggtttttctacctggcgcgtaaatgaatagGCACCTTGGTattcccactctcgagcatgcgacgaacaattggccgtgaGAGAAGCatggttcttccaaattgacgccgcacacttgaaacgtttgcccttgcgatttgttgatggtcatcgcaaagccaagacgtactgggaactgcaagcgcttaaattcaaacggcatgtccgttggaatcacaggaatgcgtggtaagagtacaacttcacctgctgccttgccatttagtattgttgcttcaatcaaatttggccacatttttttgactgaaagtcttgtgccattacacaaagtcggtggcttcagatttcgtagaagtataatgggtaaaccgactttcaggaccaagcgatgcggtggcataccggggggatccaaagaattcaagaattcagttggataattgactacttcatttTGATTCAAAACGCTATCAATAGatgtatatgttgtagcttctcctgtcagtttttcttgaatggcaaaattgatttcgttgacgtgtacatttttcggtgccaatattgcgcgttcaattaaataatcgtggcgttgatagtgttgaacaatattcggaaatacactttcaatcaattcttctctcgatt
The sequence above is drawn from the Bactrocera tryoni isolate S06 unplaced genomic scaffold, CSIRO_BtryS06_freeze2 scaffold_11, whole genome shotgun sequence genome and encodes:
- the LOC120779613 gene encoding uncharacterized protein LOC120779613, which codes for MKIHDHYPNLSSAKRPILHSAELPLPMPSNRSKSENSSPEFVFSQHNKVAEDSDSSYEPSTSKEPHLLTHRDLNDLVRYLNLSKKQAELLWSTLNDWNLLSRGTKISYFIKGNGVQAC